TGGCGGGATGATAGAGTGTGGGACTGAAGATTTAGATTTGTAAAAGTGAGCttaaataatttgattgttAACGTATTTCTTTCACGTGAAGTTCAAACAGCAATACATAAATTTGTGGTAATGGTATGTACAGGTAATATGAacaataaattttcttaaacaaaattgTGAGGTAAACCTACTGTACAAGAGGGAATTTGTTTGCTGTCATATTATAGTTCCAAGGCCGAGCTCATCCTCAATGTCATCGCCATCTTCAAATAGCTTCATAAAGCGAGCCTGATCCTgctccctcttcctcttctgCCAATACTTGTACACAACCAACGTTACCAGCATCAATATGGCTGAGCCCAGAATAGTTAGCAAAACGATAACTGCTACATGCATTTCTCTTTTACTGTGATCTTGATTCTTGGCCGGCGGTGCAGAGACAGAAACTACAAATGAACACATTTTTTCGCAAACATATATTAGCAAGTAATGTAGTAAAGATGCATTCATACGCGAGAAAAATAACTTGGAAAACAACatgaaaagttaattaaaaagtgCGAAGAACTGGAAGAAACTTGATTTGGGAAATCCCAATAAATCACAGACTCACAAGAACAAAATGAATGAACAATGATGAGAAAAGTATATCTCAGACATGAGATAATAATATCAACGGTAATCAAGACTTGTCCCATTAGGTAGAATCAGACCaaagattatatataatacttaccatataaaattgaagtttaagACAATAAGTCCTACCTCCTGTTTATTAATACCACCAATTAATCCTTCGTCTAGTTGGTTAGGGTAAAAAGgttaagataatttatttttttgtttacattCTTAGTCAAATAATCTTCTAAGCAGGTCATCAATGGTGACATAATTGAGATTACTAgcacttttttaaaaattacaaaattgaacTGTAAGCACCATATTAGAGATTAGAAGAACCATTGACAGAAgttgaatttgttttcttttcataacTTCATAATTGTTGCATTGGCATCATCTAACTCACAACTATCATTACACAGTTGTCTGTGAAGTCTAATACCATGATAACTGTAAGGAGTTTTCCCAGAAAAAAGGTAGCAGGAAACTCACCACCAGTAATATTTAAGCAATCTAAGCAGAGAAAACTAGCATTGAATTCGTTTTCCTTGAAGTAGATATATCTTCCATCAGGGGCCGTAAAATCAGAAGGACACAATTCCCACTCGTCAAACACATCGTCATAAAGAATCTTGTCTTCTTCATAGAATCCACATCGTTTACACTTTTTACCAGAGAAATTAGTTAAAGGCTGGAACCACAAAGCAAAATCTCAGCAGTTGCAAATGCAAATTCATACCTAATGATTAAGTGAAATCTCATAAAGTAACGTTTGAAATTACAAAATGCAAAGTCACATGAATTTAATGATTAAGCAAACTAGTGTAATAGTTGTTTTTTGGTTAAACAAGATGAGCCAACTgcctaaattaaaaataacagtaCTTTGTACAaagaagcaaggatttcaaataACTGATTTTTAGACCTTGTTGTTACACGAGCTACAAGATGACCAGTCTCATCATAACCCAATTAGTATCCAACCAGCTCAAATTAACAGAATAACTACCCAGCAGGtattatttttgcaattttaaCTGTACAAACAAAGAGCTATTGTTGATTTCATCTTAGTTCAGGAGTTGCCCTATGCAATTCCTTTGCCATCAAAATTCTGTACAAGTGAGATTCTTCTACAAACAAAACACACTTCCAATCAGGTCAGCCCCTCTTCTCACGTTGGCCATAAACCAAGCCCGGATCTCAATCCACCTTATAATGTCTCTGTCCTAACTTTTTTCCGCATGTGTCAGTATTGGTTCTTGGATATtagaatcaaatatttttatctcttGATCGGTTCAGTATTTACAACAGTATTCAGACAATCAATGTTACACTACCAAATGGAAACCATGACTGCACAGTTTGCAAGAACTTTGAATTATTCTTCCACCTTATATCACACTAATGTTCTCTATTAACACGAATTTTCTTTCAATCAATTTCAGAGTCCAAGCTTTGTCATTTCTTCATGTGTACTCTCGAATTTCATGAGTCAGTGAATTCTGCAGTATCTAAAATCCCAGTGGTCAATTGGCTTTGCAGATAAAGTTGAAGGGAATTGGTGATTGATATCAATCGAGCTCAAGTTCAAGCTGTACCCAATATATTTCCAATTTTATACCTAAGCCAAGACTGCATTATGACAGTTCTGCTGGGACACTTTTTATGAGGGAGAATGTCCTTACTAAGTAGTCTTTCTTCAACCTTTCATTTCAGTCAATAAGAATTCAGTATGTATGCCATTACGATTACACAAGCCAGAAGAGATTACCATAAACtcttaatcataaaaaaagCTTCTAAGAGATATGGAATGCTACATTTTGACACATGGGGGACCCTTGTCCATTGTTTCTATTCTTGGATGCAAATACTTTTTACCTATATCGGATTATTTCAGTAGATCTATATGCATTACATAGGCTCAAAGCTGAGTCTCATGCTTAGAATTTTGTTGTTCAGGGAACAAACTCAGCATGATGCATGAGTGAAACTGATAGGATATAATATGATAGGTTATAATGGATAATAGGTGTGCAGGAGAGAGAAAAcagtttaggaattaattgttgttagGTAGTTAGAAGTGGGTtgcctttataagaaggcaaGGGGGTCTGGTAGAGAGAAGAGTTTTTGATATCATATGTATAGACAGGAACCTTGATCCTGGGGAGGGGGATTATGCTCCCAGTTACTGGTTGTACATGACATTGATTGATGtgaatacatattttcattcttttcttaccATTTGGGTGCTATTACGTGAGTGTGTGCGCTGTGAGATAGTTAGGTTTCATATCCAGAAACCTAacaatttggtccgacctgtcgGATCTCCTTAGGAGAGGACCGCCAGATCAAGAAGTGATCAAGAAAGGGTGGAGGCATGGAAGAAAGAGACAATACCTTGGAGAGGAGGATCAACGAACACAAAATAAGCAGGGCAGAACCGAAAATGAGCATGGCAGAATGGAGAAGAAATATGCAAGAAATGAGAGAAATGCTacaagaaatcaagattcacaTAAAGGGCTTAGAAAGAAGTGAGAAATCTGTCATGAAAGGACAGAAAGAGGGTTTAGAAGAAGAGCTGGAGGAAGACAGGGGTGAACAGAATTGGAGGTAGCGGGTAGAATTGCCCAAGTTTGAGGGGCTGGACCTATTGGGATGGATCTCTCAGGTTGAGAAGTTTTTTGACACACAAAATGTCGCAGAGAAGGAGAGGCTCAGGTTGGCTTACAACTACATAAAGGGAGGCACAATTTATTGGTTCAGGGCCTggaaaaataaaaccaagaaCCTTTCTTGGAAAGGGCTGAAAGAGGCATTGATAAGGGGGTTCAAAGAAAGAGATAGAGGCTCTGTTTTTGAGAAGTTAGCCCAAACTGCAGGAGTTACAGAAGATGATGCTGAGAAAGTTGCAGAAGTTTCTGCTACAAGGGTAGATAACGTGACAAAGGTTGGTAGGGAAAATACATCAGGTGAAGATCATGATGGGAAGGTTGTGACTCTTGTTTCTCCAAGTAAAGTTGCAAAAGTTGTTGTTTGTAGTGGAGATAGAGTGGTAGGTTCTGGTGGGAATGTCAAAACAGTAAAGAAAGGGGAAGAATTGTTGAGGCCTAGGGTTAAAACAGTGGTGTCAAAAAGCAACCTAGTGGAGTCTATTTACAGGGCAAGAGAGGACTTGCTGCAAGATatcaagaaaggaaagaaatacTCATGTGGAGGAGAAAATTCAAGCAATTGGGAGCAAAAAGAAGAGGATGCCATTGACAATAATGGAGCTAGGAAGGGTGAGGAGACACCAGTTTTTTCGTGGGTGAAAAGAGAAGAGTTGACCACTTATGAAGGGATTGACACCCAAGATCAAACAACAGGGGCAGCCAATGCTTCTGCAGTTCAAAACACCAAAGGAGCAACAAAAGCACACCCAAACA
This sequence is a window from Vigna angularis cultivar LongXiaoDou No.4 chromosome 2, ASM1680809v1, whole genome shotgun sequence. Protein-coding genes within it:
- the LOC108329147 gene encoding uncharacterized protein LOC108329147, encoding MFMSLPYSLLLLFSSILFFTDFPGLVVSADVTLSSIEIFTTHEWLRATPAVYFRCKGDNKTNLPDVKKTNVSYTFKGEESWQPLTNFSGKKCKRCGFYEEDKILYDDVFDEWELCPSDFTAPDGRYIYFKENEFNASFLCLDCLNITGVSVSAPPAKNQDHSKREMHVAVIVLLTILGSAILMLVTLVVYKYWQKRKREQDQARFMKLFEDGDDIEDELGLGTII